The proteins below come from a single Chthoniobacterales bacterium genomic window:
- a CDS encoding transglutaminase family protein, with protein MIIKIGFDIEFELPGPTPMLLMLYVHPSRQADLRTEEKIVVEPNIPLTDFTDLYGNRCARLMAPAGQVRFTLEALIEDSGQPDEQCPDAIQHRVEDLPSETLPFLLTSRYCEVDKLSDIAWQLFGTTPPGWPRVKAICDWVHNHITFGYHFADATKSAFDVYNDPRGVCRDFSHLALAFCRCLNIPARYVTGYMGDIGVPVVLPMDFSGWFEVYLGGRWYTFDARHNIPRIGRIVMAVGRDAADVALTTNFGRAILKKFFIISDEMPSDQNPA; from the coding sequence ATGATCATCAAAATCGGTTTCGATATTGAGTTCGAGCTGCCCGGCCCAACGCCGATGCTGCTCATGCTCTACGTCCATCCCTCGCGCCAGGCGGATCTGCGCACCGAGGAAAAGATCGTGGTCGAGCCAAATATTCCGCTGACCGATTTCACCGATCTCTATGGAAACCGTTGCGCGCGTCTCATGGCGCCCGCCGGCCAGGTACGCTTCACCCTCGAAGCCCTGATCGAAGATAGCGGCCAGCCCGACGAACAATGTCCCGACGCCATCCAGCATCGGGTTGAAGACCTGCCGAGCGAAACCCTGCCGTTTCTTCTCACCAGCCGCTACTGCGAAGTGGACAAGCTTTCCGATATCGCCTGGCAGCTTTTCGGGACGACTCCTCCCGGCTGGCCACGCGTCAAAGCCATCTGCGACTGGGTCCACAATCATATCACTTTTGGCTACCATTTTGCCGACGCGACCAAGTCCGCGTTCGACGTTTACAACGATCCGCGCGGGGTCTGCCGCGACTTCAGCCATCTCGCCCTCGCTTTCTGTCGCTGCCTGAACATTCCGGCGCGTTATGTCACCGGTTACATGGGAGACATCGGCGTCCCCGTAGTCCTGCCGATGGACTTCAGCGGCTGGTTCGAAGTCTATCTCGGCGGACGCTGGTACACGTTCGATGCCCGGCACAACATTCCTCGCATCGGCCGCATCGTCATGGCCGTCGGCCGCGACGCCGCCGACGTGGCGCTGACCACAAATTTCGGCCGCGCCATCCTCAAGAAATTCTTCATCATCAGTGACGAAATGCCGTCCGATCAAAACCCTGCCTAG